Below is a window of Malus domestica chromosome 13, GDT2T_hap1 DNA.
ggataattttaatatgtttaatgttatttattattttatttccctaaccattttcaaagctattccaaatccattccaaagcttgaacacaaacggttccatatttaaggtaagtttacaaacttaaatttatattattgtaatttatacaacaacaaataaatttgtgtggactcgtatgttaatttttttaagtaattaatacttgcatgttaatttttttaagtaattaagtaatgttaacaattacatgttaatttttttaagtaattaagtaatgttgtataattattccctaggataattttaatatgtttaatgttatttattattttattaatattaggttttattatcaaatttgattatgcttcattaaattggattattcattaaattggattattatcaaattgtattattattcatcaccatgttttatattaggattatttttaattatcaaattggattattcttcattaatattaggttttattatcaaatttgattattcttcattaaattggattattcattaaattggattattatcaaattgtattattattcatcaccatgttttatattaggattatttttaattatcaaattggattattcttcattaatattaggttttattatcaaatttgattattcttcattaaattggattattcattaaattggattattatcaaattggattattattcatcaccatgttttatattaggattatttttttatctaattggattattattcattaatattaggttttttttaattatcaaattggattattattcattaatattaggttttattatcaaatttgattattcttcattaaattggattattattcatcaccatgttttatattaggattatttttttatcaaattggattattcttcattaatattaggtttttttaattatcaaattggattattattcattaatattgggttttattatcaaattggattattcttcattaaattggattattcattaaattggattattatcaaattggattattcattaaattggattattcattaaattggattattatcaaattggattattattcagtaatattaggttttattattccatattatttgtataattacttaaatttttacaatcattttcattttcattacttcgtatttaattcttctgtagaataactttattatttaggttctcttattttatcaaaaaataattgtctaattttcatgaaaaattaatataggtacatttaagatgtcaagtggagttactaaacgtgatccagcttgggaacatggagacccaatagacggaaacaaacatggcacaatttgcaaatattgtggtcgggtaatgaagagtggcggagtgacacgacttaagtaccatcttagtggattagatccagcaaaaaatatccaacgatgcgataatgtccccccagaagtgaaggcattcatcagcacattattaaaaaataaaaaacagcagaaggacaagataacacatggaatggaaaatattcgagctgggctacgaggagaagtcattggccaagcggttgacagtgatgatgatgacgatgaggacgaatgtgatgatgacatgggacctgaagaacgacgcagtttgaaacaagcattacgtgcctccaaacagtcagcatgggaaagagaacaccttcataaaattcctaataggggacaaggttccgggacaagtggtggtgcacaaatgagacggggaggcagtattagagaatcacaaccaacaccaccaatagccccaagtttatataagtcatccaacgcacgtcaaaagagtgtttggagttatttcaaaggaggtaatgtgaaggagggaatggggcgtctaattagcaagttctttatctatgaaaatgtccctgctgagaaagcatcatcacatcatttcaaaaatatggtagtgggatgtcaacaggccggtgttggagtacaacctcccactccctatgagataagaaacaaatatttggatatggagtataaagacattggcgagtatgttaacaagttgaggtcaaagtgggaaactaatggttgcacaatcatgtgtgacggatggactgggccgaccagattgtctatcatcaacttcatggtatactccaagggaaagacaatttttttgaagtctattgatgcttcagaccatataaagaactacaagtatatttacaaattattgagggatgtaatcatggaggtgggagagcataatgttgtccaagtcctgaccgacaacggttctgcatttgtcaaagctggaaaaaagttaatgaagcatcataatgtgttttggacatcatgtgcagcacattgtattgatctcatgtttgaggcaatggggaagagagagaatgttgctactgtggtcaaaagagctagaacgatcacaaattatatttacaatcacggttggttgttggcaaagatgcgtgaattttgcaaaggagaaatcattcgtccagctaccactcgattcgccaccaactatattgcattagacagcctactgaagaagaaagcagggttgaagcaactattcactagtgacgattgggccaaccacaatttcagccgctcaaatacaggtcgtatggtggaaagtatagtgcttgatcatgctttctggactcaatcagaacatgtgtgccaactgtttgaacctctttacaaagttttacggatcgttgacacagaagtgtatcctactatgggggcagtatatgagttgatgcgtgtagtgaaggatgaattggaaagaaaacatggtgcaaggtgggtcatcaAGATAATTGAAGatcgatggtataaaacattgtaccacgatttgcatgcagcaggtataaattatgtcataatttgcaattcatttctttagttgcataagttttatttctcttattagagtatgt
It encodes the following:
- the LOC139190657 gene encoding uncharacterized protein translates to MSSGVTKRDPAWEHGDPIDGNKHGTICKYCGRVMKSGGVTRLKYHLSGLDPAKNIQRCDNVPPEVKAFISTLLKNKKQQKDKITHGMENIRAGLRGEVIGQAVDSDDDDDEDECDDDMGPEERRSLKQALRASKQSAWEREHLHKIPNRGQGSGTSGGAQMRRGGSIRESQPTPPIAPSLYKSSNARQKSVWSYFKGGNVKEGMGRLISKFFIYENVPAEKASSHHFKNMVVGCQQAGVGVQPPTPYEIRNKYLDMEYKDIGEYVNKLRSKWETNGCTIMCDGWTGPTRLSIINFMVYSKGKTIFLKSIDASDHIKNYKYIYKLLRDVIMEVGEHNVVQVLTDNGSAFVKAGKKLMKHHNVFWTSCAAHCIDLMFEAMGKRENVATVVKRARTITNYIYNHGWLLAKMREFCKGEIIRPATTRFATNYIALDSLLKKKAGLKQLFTSDDWANHNFSRSNTGRMVESIVLDHAFWTQSEHVCQLFEPLYKVLRIVDTEVYPTMGAVYELMRVVKDELERKHGARWVIKIIEDRWYKTLYHDLHAAAYYLNPRYQYRPGVGDDGTLIRAVHNVYSKLDPVSPAVGQFGNELTWFKDARRTFGEPTSIAARTTMSPTEWWIMYGTDAPTVRKLAIKILSQTASSSACERN